One segment of Lytechinus pictus isolate F3 Inbred chromosome 13, Lp3.0, whole genome shotgun sequence DNA contains the following:
- the LOC129274021 gene encoding WW domain binding protein VOPP1-like, whose product MWTAIITTLLGFLIAIQSVDALSCSYSTYGFYQYYRCSSDQYCCGTRSCCYYSRGAHFYSLWYFWFGIILFILICSGASGAYYRKRQRIVVRTHPAPVVQHPNAVHQTMVVSATASSGYSGYPNPPPTYNQVIATTGPNMGVTSYPVGYNSAPQGATVHHY is encoded by the exons ATGTGGACAGCCATTATCACCACGCTTCTTGGATTTCTCATAGCGATTCAG AGCGTAGACGCATTATCATGCTCTTATAGCACTTACGgattttatcaatattacag ATGTTCAAGCGATCAATACTGTTGTGGAACACGCAGCTGTTGTTATTACTCACGTGGCGCACATTTTTATAGCCTCTGGTATTTCTG GTTCGGTATCATCCTGTTCATCCTCATCTGTTCAGGAGCTAGCGGGGCGTATTACAGAAAACGACAACGCATAGTCGTTCGAACACACCCCGCCCCGGTAGTACAACACCCCAACGCAGTACACCAGACCATGGTCGTTTCAGCGACAG CATCATCGGGATATTCCGGCTATCCAAACCCACCACCTACGTACAACCAGGTGATTGCTACCACTGGTCCAAATATGGGTGTAACATCGTACCCCGTGGGGTACAATTCAGCTCCTCAAGGGGCGACGGTTCATCATTATTAA